The following coding sequences lie in one Bacillus sp. BGMRC 2118 genomic window:
- the purK gene encoding 5-(carboxyamino)imidazole ribonucleotide synthase → MISLYKTILPGSVIGIIGGGQLGRMMAIAAKEMGYRIAVLDPAADSPCGQVADIEIKAHYHDMDAIRKLASVSDVITYEFENIDHEALVWLLENTYLPQGSELLRITQDREIEKREITRLGVPVAPYKIVKTETELEEAVVQIGLPCVVKTCLGGYDGKGQVVVRNYRDIEKAYDLLLSDKCIVEGFVPFEKELSVIVSRSAKGEITFLPLAENIHMENILHKTIVPARVDQSVNERAMLCAKEIAEGLNLVGTLAVEMFLVNGDIFVNELAPRPHNSGHYSIEACETSQFEQHIRAICNLPLGGTKLLSPVVMVNLLGEHIGITLDNIELLKTGKLHLYGKKEAKIKRKMGHITFIGQSVEEILETIDALPIWNEYKTEVQS, encoded by the coding sequence GTGATCAGCTTGTATAAAACAATTTTACCGGGAAGTGTAATTGGAATTATCGGCGGCGGTCAGCTAGGCAGAATGATGGCTATTGCGGCGAAGGAAATGGGATATCGTATTGCGGTATTAGATCCTGCTGCTGACAGCCCGTGCGGCCAAGTAGCAGATATTGAAATTAAAGCACATTATCATGACATGGATGCAATTCGAAAGCTAGCTTCAGTAAGTGATGTGATTACATATGAATTTGAAAATATCGACCATGAAGCATTGGTGTGGCTACTGGAGAATACATATTTGCCTCAAGGCTCGGAGCTTTTAAGAATTACACAAGATCGTGAAATTGAAAAAAGAGAGATTACGAGATTAGGAGTTCCTGTTGCGCCTTATAAAATAGTAAAAACAGAAACAGAACTAGAAGAGGCTGTTGTTCAGATTGGATTGCCATGTGTTGTAAAGACATGTTTGGGCGGCTATGACGGGAAAGGGCAAGTCGTGGTTCGAAATTACCGGGATATTGAGAAAGCATACGACTTGTTACTAAGTGACAAATGTATCGTCGAAGGATTTGTACCGTTTGAAAAAGAGCTTTCTGTCATTGTCTCAAGAAGTGCGAAAGGAGAAATCACATTTTTACCTTTAGCTGAAAATATCCATATGGAAAATATACTTCATAAAACAATTGTGCCAGCCAGAGTAGATCAATCTGTAAATGAAAGAGCAATGTTATGCGCGAAGGAGATTGCAGAAGGACTGAACTTAGTTGGAACGTTAGCCGTTGAAATGTTTTTAGTGAATGGTGACATATTCGTAAATGAGCTAGCTCCCAGACCTCATAACTCGGGACATTATTCCATTGAAGCATGTGAGACATCTCAATTCGAACAGCATATACGTGCAATATGCAATCTGCCTCTTGGAGGAACAAAGCTGCTTTCGCCTGTTGTAATGGTCAATCTATTAGGAGAGCATATAGGCATTACGTTAGATAATATTGAGCTCTTAAAGACAGGAAAGCTCCACCTTTATGGAAAGAAAGAAGCGAAGATAAAGCGGAAAATGGGGCACATTACCTTTATAGGCCAAAGTGTAGAAGAAATACTTGAAACAATTGATGCATTGCCAATATGGAATGAATACAAGACGGAGGTACAATCATGA
- the purE gene encoding 5-(carboxyamino)imidazole ribonucleotide mutase, which translates to MNPVVGVIMGSSSDWETMKQTCDILDELEISYEKKVVSAHRTPDEMFVYAESARNRGLKVIVAGAGGAAHLPGMVAAKTTLPVIGVPIQSKALNGVDSLYSIVQMPGGIPVATVAIGKAGATNAGLLAAQILSIENEEIERRLGTKREQMKQIAMEMSDQLV; encoded by the coding sequence ATGAATCCAGTTGTTGGTGTCATTATGGGAAGCAGCTCTGATTGGGAGACGATGAAACAAACGTGTGACATATTAGATGAGCTTGAAATTTCATATGAAAAGAAAGTGGTTTCTGCACATCGAACTCCAGATGAAATGTTTGTATATGCAGAGTCTGCAAGAAACAGGGGCTTGAAGGTAATTGTTGCGGGAGCGGGAGGAGCAGCCCATCTACCAGGAATGGTCGCTGCGAAAACAACATTACCAGTTATTGGCGTTCCAATTCAGTCAAAGGCGTTAAATGGTGTTGATTCCTTATATTCTATCGTTCAAATGCCAGGTGGAATTCCGGTTGCAACTGTAGCAATAGGGAAAGCTGGGGCAACAAATGCCGGGCTTTTAGCAGCACAAATTTTAAGTATAGAGAATGAAGAGATTGAAAGAAGATTAGGAACTAAACGAGAACAGATGAAGCAAATAGCAATGGAAATGAGTGATCAGCTTGTATAA